From Vigna angularis cultivar LongXiaoDou No.4 chromosome 11, ASM1680809v1, whole genome shotgun sequence:
aatttgtcatcTAATACACAGTCATAGAAAAAATTAAGGTGATAAATATAGTTGGAAACATactatttttatgaaatattgaataaaatcaCAGTatgaaatattgaataaaattacagtaagaaatattgaataaaatcaCAGTATCTCCGCTAAGGTTGATACCGCCAATATATGTAAGAGTTtgtgtgagtaaaaatattccTAGTTTCCCCATAAGCACAAAACAGCTTTGTTGGATATAAATATGCAATATACAGGTTAAGTTACAATTGCAAAGCTTGAATAATCAGGAAGTATAGTAATTTTGGTTAGTGGTTATACGCAGTATCAGATTAACAATGacatttttttccttcttcgTTCTGTTATTGCTGTCTCTTACTTTTTCAGGTTTGCTATCATTCACAACCTAGTCAACTTTTTTACTTAACAGATTGTATAATTACATGTATTGTTGTGGCTGTGGAGTTATCTCTTTTCTGTATATTCTGATGATTTTTTATGATTGTGTTTTTCAGATTTGTTTGTGCAAATCCAAGGCTTTAATTTTGGAATCAACTACGGGCAATTGGGCGACAATCTTCCATCTCCCTCTGATGTGGCTGTTCTGATAAAATCTCTGAAAGTTTCTAAAATCAAGCTCTATGATTCTAATCCAGATATTCTATCTGCATTCGCCAATTCAGGTGTGGAATTCATAGTAGGAACGAAGAACGAGGATCTGCCTAGTTTGAGAGATCTTTCTAATGCTCAGAGGTGGATTCAGCAGCATGTTCAACCTTATATTTCACAAACTAAAATCACTTGCATAGCTGTCGGAAACGAGGTTTTCGACTACAACAACCCTCAGCTCACAGCAAGTCTTCTTCCTGCAATGCAAAGTATGTATAATGCTCTGGTTAGCCTTGGACTTGCACGGAAGGTTACTGTTACTTCTGCTCATTCTTATAATGTTATAGCCTTTTCATTCCCTCCTTCATCTGGGGCGTTCAAGCAAGATCTAATACAGTATATTCAACCCATTCTTAGTTTTCATGCTCAGACCAAATCACCCTTTTTCATTAATGCTTATCCCTTTTTTGCATTCAAGGGAAACCCAAATCAGATTTCCTTAAACTATGTGTTGTTTCAGCCTAATTCAGGGTCTATTGATCCAGTTACCAATTTACATTATGATAACATGTTGTTTGCTCAAATTGATGCTGTCTACGCTGCTATTAAAAAACTGGGCCATGCTGATATTGAAGTAAAGATTTCAGAGACTGGTTGGCCTTCTAAAGGTGGTCCTGATGAAATTGGTGCAACACCACAGAATGCAGAAATATATAATAGCAATCTGTTGAAGAAGATAGAACAGAAACAGGGCACTCCTGCAAGGCCTTCTGTTCCGgttgatgtttttgtttttgcacTTTTCAATGAGAATTTGAAACCTGGTCCTTTATCTGAGAGAAACTTTGGTCTCTATTATCCTGATGGAAACCCAGTTTATAACATTGGATTAGAAGGTTATGTCCCAGAAACGACTGGGGAGTCCTACTCTAAATCTAAAGTAAGTATACACAACAGAAATTCAGTCACTTTAACTGTTAAAAGTTTCTTCACTttctgattttgaaaatttttaaagtgGATGTCTGTTCGTTAATTAATGTATCTAATGCTCTCTTTTCTATTGTCATGCAGGTGCTGTCCATCAATTTTGTCTGCATATTTGCATTTTTGTCGTTCACTTGGGAGCTTTTAAGGCACTGATAAGGaatataacaaaacaaataactTTATAGAATTCATTCTTTTTGTCATCATAATCTGTCTAATTGGAAGGTATAGGATAATTCAAATTCATCATCAAATTCTAAGGAGAACGAATCCACTTAGTTATGTGAAAAGTGGAGGGTTGATTTATGCAGAAGGGTGgtttgaatattttgtttataattgaaTATTCATGAAAcactataattaataaatattccTTTTTTTCACTACTTGTTATTagctattataatataaatatatatatatatatatatatatatatatatgcaaagaATATATGTTAAAAACACTTTTCTGGAAGCACTAATGGCATAATGCTTGAAACATTCACCAActtatattagaaataatacagtgtttctctgttttagaatttaaaagtAACTTTTGGATTGGGAATCTTATGATTGGCAAGCACCAAAGAAGAAGATTTTgcaatttttaatttgtcaaatgCAAAATTTTTCCATACTTAACTTGAGTTTTCTTGGTGAGTATTGATTTTAACTATATTATTTGAAAGGTTCTTTAATAGAAGAATTCTTTATAGTACTGCTTTTTccattaaaaattattcttaactCTTTTGATCAATGCCTTCCAAATAGAGTAATGTTAGATTCTCTTTCAAATTCTCTTGCAAATCTTTCCACTACTTTACAAAGAAAGTGttaaagtattaaaaatatatataaaatatcgAACAAGTATAAAGTATTATATACAAtagttaaatatgttatttttaaagttgtCTTTATTTCTTACACTTTCAAATTGATAAATTCAATTATCcagtttttgaaaatatgtaatttgatttttttttacttaaaaaaatatttagtgaTAGTTTTATATTATCACAAAATTGATAGAAGGATTGATTCATATGATTATTggatttattatttctttatatttaaatttaacatttatttacaGCTTTTTACcgagataaaattatttttaaaagtttaaggattgaatttattaattttaatatcattgacaagttaacaaaaaaatataaaaacataaaaatatgcTTAACCCTAAGTAGAAGAATGGGATATTGTTAGTTATTTAGtagtcatttttaaaattatatgtcaatattttcttaaagttaAGATTGCTACAGAAAATAATATGCTCtatattttcagtttttcttttcatttatttgtgtttgtaaagtaaaatttaagactatatattaattattattttatcaattataatacTCCTTATATATTGCACTCAGTAAATTAAGAtgatattacaataaaattgaaaaaaataaaataaaaaattgaacaaaaaaagtaaaagttaaataaataaataaactaaaaaaatgttgatagtatctcaaaagaaaaaaaaatattggcacctacattaaaaaattaaagactcCTTGATAGTTTGCAAGTTGACATTGATATAAATTTGTGAGAAGATAAAATGAACAAAGTCAAATATTCTCTTAAAGTTGACCAAGATGTTTGACATTTGCATCATAAAAAGAATTGCATATTCGTTTCATACTACacaacattttgaaaagttctataagaagataaaatgaacAAGGTTAGATCAAGATGTTAGCTCCTATGAAGTGTTTTAtggaaaaaacaataaaacgaCAAGATATTTTTTTACCTAAATGTAGAGATTAGTTGCGAATTTGATTTGAAGAAGTTTTCCAAATAAGGAATCGACGATGAAAAGAGTAGCTTTCCAAAAAGAAGTGgctagaaatatatttaaaacttatcatcaaaatttttttggagaattttataaaataaattttgtggagaactataaaatgtattttttttcaatttaacatTCCCATTTAATActtgttataaaatataaatagactTAAGATTCACATTCCTAACTACAACTTTACATTCATTTAGATactgtaaaatattaaataataaatatataataaatgaaaaggaGAGCGTAAGATAATAATTTatccttcattttcatttcttttctttttctgtttttatgccTTCACGCAATCTTATTCcttatttctttttcactcaaactcacAACACTCATTTCTCATTTGTTTTAGAAATCAATCACACCACTTTGTAATTGGAAAGCTAATGAACGTTTTGAACAGATTGGATTTTAAAACAGTGTAAGTTTTCatatattctataaaattcTTTATCTCTTAATTTCATGATGTTTCtgaatttctgttttatttGGATAACTTTATCTAATTTAGTaacattgttttttaaattgtggAAGTTTAATTTAGAGGAAGAGACAATATCAAAGTAAGAGAAGTTagtaaaaattgataaatactACTTATTGAATTGTGGTAGTAATAATGGtgtgatattaaattttatggtGTAATGAATTGACTGAGCTAAGGTTAGTTTGATTCCtttctttgaatttatattgATGCATATGTTATGAGTGATGGTGAAGAGAGGGTGCAATTGGTGAAATGATGAATTTATTTTAGTGAAGTGATACACTTTGTTtggtttttattgtttgaacAGCATAATCCAAGTAAATTGATTTATAATGTATAAGCATTGTTACTTGAACCTGTCTAGGTTTGTTTTGCATTAAATTGAACTTTGATGGCATGATTGTTAGGTTGTTCtgttgaattatttttcttctttgtgttGATTGGAATATTTGTAATGTAGCTCTTAAAGAAACATGATTGGGTAAAGTAGAATTTTAGGTTTGACATGTTTCAAATTGGTACATTGGTAtattcaaactttttttatataaaaaaagatatgaGTCTCTATATGGCATGATAAAGTCTTGAAATAATTTGGATATACCAATGAACTAGTTTAAAACACACTAAAACAGTTTTTACCTGTTACAAGGTCGAGCGATACCATGGAACTGCTAGGTACTCAAAAGTCAGTGGTTTCAGTGGTCCAAGGTGTCGGACACCACTCTAGGACTGTTGAAAGTGGTCCAAGGTGTCGGACACCACTCTAGGACTGTTGAGCTTCAAGTCAATGAGCTCCAAATATTATAGTGCTAGGTGCAAGTTTTGAGTATTGAGCGCCAATTTATCACTAAGCTTTCTTGGCAAAATCACGATTCTCGCTTTGTTAACTGTTGAATCATACTAAAATTTTGATTGTTAGTTTTAGATTGGAAATATCCAAATATTATGctaatgtaaaagaaaatagataataaattattaacatttaaattgaaattactAATATGTGAATATACTATGAGATTAGTATGAATTGAAGTAAGACATGTATGTAAAACATTGTTTGATGATTTAAGATTATAAGATAATTGTAATTGGTAAGTTATGGTGTGAATATGGTTAATGTAGTGCCTTCCAAGAAGGAAATATTGTATTGATATGATGTTAAAAAGTATAttctcaaatattttcaaagaatATCTTAACTCTCTGTTAATATCTTACTCatgtagaaaaaaatatttagttataagTATTGAAAGAGATTTTTACGACTCTGCCAGAGATTTCCATGGAAAGATCAGTCACAAAATAGGCTGAGTTTCTAGtgtttttacttttgaatttcTAATCCATTT
This genomic window contains:
- the LOC108332904 gene encoding glucan endo-1,3-beta-glucosidase 14, with amino-acid sequence MTFFSFFVLLLLSLTFSDLFVQIQGFNFGINYGQLGDNLPSPSDVAVLIKSLKVSKIKLYDSNPDILSAFANSGVEFIVGTKNEDLPSLRDLSNAQRWIQQHVQPYISQTKITCIAVGNEVFDYNNPQLTASLLPAMQSMYNALVSLGLARKVTVTSAHSYNVIAFSFPPSSGAFKQDLIQYIQPILSFHAQTKSPFFINAYPFFAFKGNPNQISLNYVLFQPNSGSIDPVTNLHYDNMLFAQIDAVYAAIKKLGHADIEVKISETGWPSKGGPDEIGATPQNAEIYNSNLLKKIEQKQGTPARPSVPVDVFVFALFNENLKPGPLSERNFGLYYPDGNPVYNIGLEGYVPETTGESYSKSKVLSINFVCIFAFLSFTWELLRH